In the Telopea speciosissima isolate NSW1024214 ecotype Mountain lineage chromosome 2, Tspe_v1, whole genome shotgun sequence genome, one interval contains:
- the LOC122652012 gene encoding pentatricopeptide repeat-containing protein At4g37170-like — MLYVLNSMKPKASVSLIQIHLRCASSLMQAHLKQPFSHNPFLKSDRNILINRLCRDNKLKEAIDVLCQQGQLKQESQILDVLDHSLTCPSASIYSSLLQLCLQQRALEEGRRVHNHITRSRFGPGVFICNRLLFVYTKCDSLVDAQKLFDEMTDRDLCSWNTMIAGYTKMGQLNKARQLFEEMPDKDNFSWSAMISGYARNDQPREALELYRKMQRNEKLKCNKFTVSSALAASAAVPCLQSGKEIHGHILRTLLDSDDVVWSALSDMYGKCGSVDEARHIFDKMLDRDVVSWTTMIGRYLESGRMKEGFELFSDLLSSGVRPNEFTFAGILTACSTQAAEDVGKQVHGHMTRIGFDPVSFAASALVHLYSKCGNIESAQKVFKTMPQPDLVSWTSMIVGYAQNGQPEEAVQYFELLLKSGTKPDHVTFVGVLSACTHAGLVDKGFEYFRSIKEKHGLTYTTDHYACIVDLLGRSGRFEEAEEIIDNMPMKPDKFLWASLLGGCRIHANLRLAKRAAEALFELEPENAATYVTLANIYATNGMWDEVEKIRMTMDDRRVVKIPGSSKIKIKGKVHVFLVGDETHPQTEEIHEFLENLSIRIKEEGHIPDTYFVQYDMGEEHKDIDTVKI, encoded by the exons ATGCTTTATGTTTTGAATTCCATGAAACCCAAAGCTTCTGTTTCTCTAATTCAAATTCACCTGAGGTGTGCATCCTCATTAATGCAAGCCCACCTGAAACAACCTTTTTCTCATAACCCATTCTTAAAATCAGATAGAAACATCCTCATAAACCGACTCTGTAGAGACAATAAATTGAAAGAAGCCATAGACGTTTTATGCCAACAGGGACAATTGAAGCAAGAAAGTCAAATCCTAGACGTTTTAGATCATTCTTTAACCTGCCCATCTGCTTCAATATATTCTTCCCTTCTACAACTATGCCTTCAACAACGAGCACTCGAGGAAGGTAGAAGGGTCCATAACCACATTACGAGATCCCGTTTTGGTCCTGGGGTGTTTATCTGTAATCGCCTCCTTTTCGTGTACACGAAGTGTGACAGCCTGGTCGATGCCCAGAAGCTGTTTGATGAAATGACTGATAGGGATTTGTGTTCTTGGAACACCATGATTGCCGGTTATACAAAGATGGGTCAGCTCAATAAAGCTCGCCAACTGTTTGAAGAAATGCCTGACAAGGATAATTTTTCTTGGAGTGCAATGATCTCCGGGTATGCTCGCAATGACCAACCCAGGGAAGCTTTGGAGTTGTATagaaaaatgcaaagaaacGAAAAACTGAAATGTAACAAGTTCACGGTATCTAGTGCTCTTGCGGCTTCTGCTGCTGTTCCGTGCCTTCAGAGTGGGAAAGAGATTCATGGTCATATACTTCGAACTCTGTTGGATTCAGATGACGTAGTTTGGAGTGCATTGTCAGATATGTATGGGAAATGTGGAAGTGTAGATGAAGCGCGGCACATCTTTGATAAGATGTTGGACCGAGATGTTGTTTCATGGACTACGATGATAGGAAGATACCTTGAAAGTGGGAGAATGAAAGAGGGGTTTGAGTTATTCTCTGACCTTTTGAGTTCAGGGGTCAGACCTAATGAATTTACATTTGCTGGGATTTTGACTGCTTGCTCAACTCAAGCTGCAGAGGATGTTGGGAAACAGGTCCATGGGCACATGACTCGGATTGGGTTTGATCCGGTCTCATTTGCTGCTAGTGCGCTTGTCCATCTGTATTCGAAGTGTGGAAACATTGAGAGTGCACAAAAAGTTTTTAAAACAATGCCTCAACCAGATCTGGTCTCCTGGACTTCCATGATTGTTGGTTATGCACAGAATGGTCAACCCGAGGAAGCTGTTCAGTACTTTGAATTGCTACTCAAATCAGGTACTAAGCCTGATCATGTTACATTTGTTGGGGTCCTTTCTGCATGCACCCATGCTGGATTAGTTGATAAAGGCTTTGAGTATTTCCGTTCAATTAAAGAGAAACATGGGTTGACATACACAACTGATCATTATGCTTGCATAGTTGACCTGCTTGGTCGTTCTGGCCGATTTGAGGAAGCTGAAGAGATTATTGATAATATGCCAATGAAGCCTGATAAGTTCTTATGGGCGTCATTACTTGGTGGTTGTAGAATTCATGCAAACCTTAGACTGGCAAAACGAGCTGCAGAAGCATTGTTTGAATTAGAGCCTGAGAATGCGGCGACCTATGTCACATTGGCCAACATCTATGCCACCAATGGCATGTGGGACGAAGTGGAGAAGATCAGAATGACTATGGATGACAGAAGGGTGGTTAAAATACCAGGTTCAAGTAAGATCAAGATCAAAGGAAAGGTCCATGTATTCTTGGTGGGAGACGAAACACACCCCCAAACTGAGGAAATCCATGAATTTCTGGAGAATCTGTCAATTAGAATTAAGGAAGAAGGGCATATTCCTGACACATATTTCGTACAGTATGATATGGGAGAAGAGCATAAG GATATTGACACTGTCAAGATATAA